ctgtgccaccgCGTGTCCCTGATGGGCACcgggcacagctgagcccacgcccaaggaaaggcagctcctgtggggccctgcctgctcagcaccgtgcagcactgcacagcccagcagggcaggactccatCTGCCcccgggcactgccagggacttCAGTGACACCGGGGACAAAGAGCCTGACATCCATGGCACAAGGGTCAGGGACCCCAAAACACACAACACACTTCAGGTTTCTTCCAGCCCCTCCAAGCCCTCACCTGTGTCCAAATTCCTGGGTGATGTTCCTGCTATCAGGGATCTGACGTGGCAGGAAGGACAGGATGGCCTGGGCAGcgggaggtgctggggtggcACCTGGGGGATGCTGActcagggaggggcaggggccgCACAGCCCtggtgtcagcagcagcagcagcagcagcagcagcagcagggagtgtCCCCTGAGCAGATTGGCCCGGCTGGAGCTGAGCAATGCTGGGGCTGCTATAAAAGCCCTGCCTGGGCCAGAGCGGGCCAAGCACTGCCCTGGCCACCTTCTCCTCCTCGGGTACAAGGGTAAGTGTGCGAGCGCTGGTGCTGGcggctccctgctgcagccgcGGCCCCTGTGGCTCGGgcgctgccctgtgctgctccactGCCACGGCTGCCCTCTCTTGCAGAGCACCTTCGCATCCCACGCCAAGATGTCCTGCTACGACCTGTGCCCCCCCAGGACCAGCGCGGACCTGTGCCCGCCCAGGACCAGCgtggctgtgccccagcccatCGCTGAGAGCTGCAACGAGCTGTGCGCCCGCCAGTGCCCCGACTCTTCGGCTTTCATCCAGCCTCCGCCCGTGGTGGTCACCTTCCCCGggcccatcctcagctccttcccccagcaagCCGTGGTGGGCTCCTCCGGAGCACCGGCCTTTGGCGGCTCCCTAGGGCTGGGCGGCCTCTACGGCGCCGGCGCCACCCAGGCCTCGGGCGGCCTCTGCACCTTTGGCAGAGCCTACGCTGCTCCCGCCTGCAGCCCTTGCGCCTTGCCCCGCTACAGCAAGAAGCTCTGGGACACCTGCGGGCCCTGCTAGAACCgccacagcccagcccaaacACCCGCGCCCGCCTCAGCCCCGCAGGGACAAGCTGAGCTCTGCACAAGCTGCCCtggcctcctgcagcccctgacaCCCGGCCTGCCCGGcgcctgcccaccctccctctctctgcctccCCTGCCCCTCGGGGCACAATAAACTTTTCCTGCATCCTATTCCTGTCTCGTTGCCTCCTTTTCTGGAATCAGGAAGACCTCGGGCATGGGGAAGTTCCACGAGTCGGAGGGGAATCATGGTGTTGAGATGCCCATGGGGGAATGGAAAATGGAACGGGACGGTTcaagagaagagggaaggggacAGCGGATGTTagggtggggaagaaaaaatcaaatcacAACCAGAAGTATAAAGAAGATGGTGATGGGAAAGCTTCATTTTAGGTGGAAGTAAAAGAGAAGGAGTTTGAGAATGAGAGGGAGCAGTAGAAGGCAGAGAAACTGATCAAaaacaaggagagagagaaatgtaaaCAGGATCTTGAGAAAGATAACTGAAAGTGACAGACTACATAAAAATGGAagtgaaagacaaaacaaacatacaaaaagaaacatagtcctgaggagaaggaaatTGAAATTACAGACTTTAAGGATTGGGAAGCCACTGATTGGTGTCAGTTCACAGGTCTTTACCAGAGCCCTGGAagcccagaggggctggagctctggcagacTGTGACCCTGCATGGCTCCCGGTCCCACAGGAAAATGCCACGCTGTCACAGGCTGGCTGGAGGTCTGTAAAGATCCCTGAGATTCAAGTCCTGCCAACAGAAGCTGCCCGCCTGCAGAAATGTTCCTTGGAGCCCTGGTGCTGCAATGTGtgtgctgagagctgccagggctgggggatgtgCCCAAagacagccctgcctggcaaAGCTGGGGCTGAGAGCCTGCCCTGGCCGGGCTCTCTGTGCCCATGGGCAGCCCAAGGAAGCTCTGccctccaccccaaaccccGACAGGAACACCAGAGAGGCAGGAGTTGGATGCaggattgttttattttaagcacCACAAAGAACAGACTGGACACAGACACAGGAGGCACAGGCTGGATCTCTGTGCAGGcctccccagagctgtggcGGCTCTAGCAGGGCCCGCAGGTGTCCCAGAGCTTCTTGCTGTAGCGCGGCAAGGCGCAAGGGCTGCAGGCGGGAGCAGCGTAGGCTCTGCCAAAGGTGCAGAGGCCGCCCGAGGCCTGGGTGGCGCCGGCGCCGTAGAGGccgcccagccccagggagccgcCAAAGGCCGGTGCTCCGGAGGAGCCCACCACGGcttgctgggggaaggagctgaggatgggccCGGGGAAGGTGACCACCACGGGTGGAGGCTGGATGAAAGCCGAAGAGTCGGGGCACTGGCGGGCGCACAGCTCGTTGCAGCTCTCAGCGatgggctggggcacagccacGCTGGTCCTGGGCGGGCACAGGTCCGCGCTGGTCCTGGGGGGGCACAGGTCGTAGCAGGACATCTTGGCGTGGGATGTGAGGGTGCTCTGCAAGAGAGGGCAGCCGTGGCagtggagcagcacagggcagcgcCCGAGCCACAGGGGCCgcggctgcagcagggagccgCCAGCAGCAGCGCTCGCACACTTACCCTTGTCCCCGAGGAGGAGAAGGTGGCCAGGGCAGTGCTTGGCCCGCTCTGGCCCAGGCAGGGCTTTTATAGCAGCCCCAGCATTGCTCAGCTCCAGCCGGGCCAATCTGCTCAGGGGacactccctgctgctgctgctgctgctgacaccaGGGCTGTGcggcccctgcccctccctgagTCAGCATCCCCCAGGTgccaccccagcacctcccgCTGCCCAGGCCATCCTGTCCTTCCTGCCACGTCAGATCCCTGATAGCAGGAACAGCACCCAGGAATTTGGGCACAGGTGAGGGCTTGGAGGGGCTGGAAGAACCCTGAACTGTGTTGTGCGTTTCGGACATTTCTGACCCTTGTGCCATGGATGTCAGGCTCTTTGTCCCCGGTGTCACTGaggtccctggcagtgcccgggGGCAGatggagtcctgccctgctgggctgtgcagtgctgcacggtgctgagcaggcagggccccacaggagctgcctttccttgggcgtgggctcagctgtgcccgGTGCCCATCAGGGACACGcggtggcacagggcaggcgctgcccggggctgctgtGGCCCAggaggtggcagtggcagcGTGCCAGCGGGATAATTGCAGGGGCTGATGGTGCagcttggggctgggcaggaaaggcaggagtCAGCAGAGGAGCCCcgtggcagcagggctgaggccgggcccggccccgcacaCGTGCCCCCAGCacgggcagctcctgccccgccTCTGCGGCCACCCATAAAAGCGCTGTCCCGGGCCAGGGCTGCATCCACTGCCACCGcctgcctctgctcagcccaAGGCCAGGTGGGTGCCTGCGCGGCTCTGCCTCCTGgcccaggggctgcccagggccctCCCTGGCCACCAGAGCTGCCGCCGCAGCggctgtgctggcaccagcCTGGCACGGCCGGCCCCGGCTCAGCCTCCTGCCCAGGAGCCAGGAAGGagcccctgggctggcacagagggagccaggctgggcacagggactcAGGCAGGGCTCGTGAGGTCTCTGCCTGTGTGGATCAGGGCTCTgcgggggctgcagggcacagggccagggctgggcacagtgGGCAAGGCTGCGTGGCTTTGGCCACTCAGGGTCTgtggatgggaacagggaactACAGAACTGGGCGATGCCCGTGTCTCTTCTGACCCCTGTTTGTCTGAATTCTCTTTCAGCCTCATCTCACTCACACCAAGATGTCCTGCTATGACCTGTGCCCCCCCAAGACCAGCGCGGACCTGTGCCCGCCCAGGACCAGCgtggctgtgccccagcccatCGCTGAGAGCTGCAACGAGCTGTGCGCCCGCCAGTGCCCCGACTCTTCGGCTTTCATCCAGCCTCCGCCCGTGGTGGTCACCTTCCCCGggcccatcctcagctccttcccccagcaagCCGTGGTGGGCTCCTCCGGAGCACCGGCCTTTGgcggctccctggggctgggcggCCTCTACGGCGCCGGCGCCACCCAGGCCTCGGGCGGCCTCTGCACCTTTGGCAGAGCCTACGCTGCTCCCGCCTGCAGCCCTTGCGCCTTGCCCCGCTACAGCAAGAAGCTCTGGGACACCTGCGGGCCCTGCTAGAGCCACCACAGCTCTGGGGAGGCCTGCACAGAGATCCAGCCTGTGCCTCCTGTGTCTGTGTCCAGTCTGTTCTTTGTGgtgcttaaaataaaacaatcctGCATCCAACTCCTGCCTCTGGTGTTCCTGTCGGGGTTCGGGGTGGAGGGCAGAGCTTCCTTGGGCTGCCCATGGGCACAGAGAGCCCGGCCAGGGCAGGCTCTCAGCCCCAGCTttgccaggcagagctgtcttTGAGcacatcccccagccctggcagctctcagcacaCACAGTGCAGCACCGGGGATCCAAGGAATATTTCTGCAGGCAGGCAGCTTCTGTTGGCAGGACTTGAAGTCCAGGGAACTTTACAGACCTCAGGGAAATCTGTGACAGAGTGACATTTTCCTGTGGGTCTGGGAGCCATGGAAGTTCAGAGagtgccacagctccagcccctttgGATTTCCAAAGAGCTGGTAAAGTCCTTTGAACTGACAACAAAAAAGAGCTTCCCAATCCTTACAGCCTGTAATTTCAATTTCCTTGTCATAAACACtatgtttggttttgtcttcGAATTGgtctttttgtatgtttgttttgtCCTTCATTTGGACTTTCTATTACACTGTCACTTTCACTTTCAGTAAACTTCCTCGTGTTCCCCTttacatttctctctctgtttgtTTACGATCAGTTTCTCTGCTTTGTTGTCCTGCTCCCTCTCATTCTCAAATGCCTTCTCCTTTACCTCCTCCTGAAATGAATTCTTCCAATCATCAACATTTTTCTGCTCCAATTTTCATattgatttcattttcttccccaccttaacatcccctgtccccttccCTCTTCTGTTGAACCTTCCCATTGCACTTCCCATTCCCCCATGGGCATCTCAACAGCACAATTCCCCCCGAATCGAGGAACTTCCCCACGCCCGTGGTCTTCCTGTTTCCAGAAAAGGAGGCAACGAGACAGAAGTtcaatgcagaaatattttattgtgcCAAGAAGGGCAGGGGAGGCAGTGAgagggagggtgggcaggcgCCGGGCAGGCCGGGtgtcaggggctgcaggaggccaGGGCAGCTTGTGCAGAGCTCAGCTTGTCCCTGCGGGGCTGAGGCGGGCGCGGGTgtttgggctgggctgtggcGGTTCTAGCAGGGCCCGCAGGTGTCCCAGAGCTTCTTGCTGTAGCGGGGCAAGGCGCAAGGGCTGCAGGCGGGAGCAGCGTAGGCTCTGCCAAAGGTGCAGAGGCCGCCCGAGGCCTGGGTGGCGCCGGCGCCGTAGAGGccgcccagccccagggagccgcCAAAGGCCGGTGCTCCGGAGGAGCCCACCACGGcttgctgggggaaggagctgaggatgggccCGGGGAAGGTGACCACCACGGGCGGAGGCTGGATGAAAGCCGAAGAGTCGGGGCACTGGCGGGCGCACAGCTCGTTGCAGCTCTCAGCGatgggctggggcacagccacGCTGGTCCTGGGCGGGCACAGGTCTGTGCTGGTCCTGGGGGGGCACAGGTCGTAGCAGGACATCTTGGCGTGGGATGCGAGGGTGCTCTGCAAGAGAGGGCAGCCGTGGCagtggagcagcacagggcagcgcCCGAGCCACAGGGGCCgcggctgcagcagggagccgCCAGCACCAGCGCTCGCACACTTACCCTTGTACCCGAGGAGGAGAAGGTGGCCAGGGCAGTGCTTGGCCCGCTCTGGCCCAGGCAGGGCTTTTATAGCAGCCCCAGCATTGCTCAGCTCCAGCCGGGCCAATCTGCTCAGGGGacactccctgctgctgctgctgctgctgctgctgctgacaccaGGGCTGTGcggcccctgcccctccctgagTCAGCATCCCCCAGGTGCCACCCATGCACCTCCCGCT
This genomic stretch from Hirundo rustica isolate bHirRus1 chromosome 29, bHirRus1.pri.v3, whole genome shotgun sequence harbors:
- the LOC120764306 gene encoding scale keratin-like; the encoded protein is MSCYDLCPPKTSADLCPPRTSVAVPQPIAESCNELCARQCPDSSAFIQPPPVVVTFPGPILSSFPQQAVVGSSGAPAFGGSLGLGGLYGAGATQASGGLCTFGRAYAAPACSPCALPRYSKKLWDTCGPC